Proteins encoded in a region of the Streptomyces sp. NBC_00310 genome:
- a CDS encoding GvpL/GvpF family gas vesicle protein, with product MTGLRYVYAVCRPFDAALQSQLTGVAGAPPRQLRHHDLIALVSEVPERDFAEQPLRAHLEDLDWLTETARAHQSVIDALTVVTTPLPLRLGTVFRDDSGVRVMLEAREEGFRRTLDRLAGRVEWGVKVYAESEEQEPAQAPAKVSSGRDYLRQRRRSHRAHEEMWENAERFARRLHDTLSEFAEDTRLHAPQNSALSGVPGRNVLNAAYLVSRAHSEEFVELVDRTKGEEPGLRVELTGPWAAYSFSGESGESEQSGEGGL from the coding sequence ATGACCGGACTGCGTTACGTGTACGCCGTCTGCCGCCCCTTCGACGCGGCGCTCCAGTCCCAGCTCACCGGGGTCGCGGGCGCGCCGCCCCGGCAGCTGCGCCACCACGACCTGATCGCCTTGGTCAGCGAGGTGCCGGAGCGCGACTTCGCGGAGCAGCCGCTCCGCGCCCATCTGGAGGATCTGGACTGGCTGACCGAGACCGCCCGCGCCCACCAGAGCGTGATCGACGCGCTCACCGTCGTCACCACGCCCCTGCCGCTCCGGCTCGGCACCGTGTTCCGCGACGACAGCGGCGTTCGGGTGATGCTGGAGGCCCGCGAGGAGGGCTTCCGGCGCACCCTGGACCGGCTGGCGGGGCGGGTGGAGTGGGGCGTCAAGGTGTACGCGGAGTCCGAGGAGCAGGAGCCGGCCCAGGCACCCGCGAAGGTCTCCAGCGGGCGCGACTACCTGCGGCAGCGGCGGCGGAGCCACCGGGCCCACGAGGAGATGTGGGAGAACGCCGAGCGGTTCGCCCGCCGGCTGCACGACACCCTCTCCGAATTCGCGGAGGACACCCGGCTGCACGCTCCGCAGAATTCCGCGCTCTCCGGAGTTCCCGGCCGCAATGTGCTGAACGCGGCCTATTTGGTGTCGCGCGCCCATTCCGAGGAGTTCGTGGAACTGGTGGACCGCACCAAGGGCGAAGAGCCGGGATTGCGAGTGGAACTCACCGGGCCGTGGGCGGCCTATTCCTTCAGCGGAGAGAGCGGAGAGAGTGAACAGAGC